The Psychrobacillus sp. FSL K6-4046 DNA window GAATATGACGTGCAAGTGGAGTTTAAGGAGTGATTAAATGCCAAATTGGAAAGAATTATTAGGTGCAGAATGGGATAAGCCTTACTTTAAGGAGTTACAGTCCTTTCTAGATCAGGAATTTGCTGAGCACACGATCTATCCACCACGAGAAGAGGTGGGAAGTGCGTTTCGATCAACGCCATATGATGCTGTAAAGGTGGTTATACTTGGGCAAGATCCCTATCATGGCCCAGGACAGGCCCATGGCTTAAGCTTTTCAGTAAAGCCAGGAGTTAAAATTCCACCAAGCTTGCGTAACATGTTCAAGGAGCTAGAAGATGATTTAGGATGTCCAATCCCTTCACACGGTTATCTAGAAAAATGGGCGAAGCAGGGTGTCTTGTTGTTAAATACGGTTTTAACTGTCAGAGCAGGTGAGGCAAACTCGCATAAAGGCATGGGCTGGGAGCGCTTCACAGATACCGTTATACAGAAGCTATCTGAACGTGAAAAGCCAATTATTTTTGTTTTATGGGGTAAGCCTGCACAAGCTAAGTTAAAGCTGATCGACACGACCAAACACTACATTATCCAATCAACTCACCCAAGTCCTCTAAGTGCTCATCGAGGATTCTTGGGAAGCAGACCCTACTCTCAAATAAATGAACAGTTAGTGTCCATGAATGAAAAGCCAATCGATTTTTGCCTCTAATTATGCTAGGATAACGATAGAAAGTAGGGAGAAAAATTGGCTGTAAATTGTTTTAAGTGTCGACATTTTTTTACTACCTGGGATGCGAATCATCCACGTGGCTGTAGGGCTTACCAATTTAAAACAAGGGAGCTTCCTTCTGCGTTAGTCAAAAGATCCTCAGGCGTGGAGTGCTTAAAATTTGAACCAAAGCAACTGGAGGGGCATAACAAGTGATTTCGAACAGACAGATTTTAATGCAAATAGAAAAACAGCTTCAAGAGGCAAAGACTGCATCGGGGGAACAATCCATCCGGGAAAGTTTAGCGGCTATAAAGGCTTTATGTGACGTAGCTCTAACTGTGCCACAAACAGAAAGTCCAACAGTACTTCAAACGCCCTCCGTTAAGGCAGCAACCTTAACTGTCCCTTCTGCACCCTTGAAGGAAGACGATGCAAACGGAGAGTCATTATTTGATTTTTAATAATAGAAAGTAGGGAACAGCTTGAAATTTTTTATCATCGCAGGTGCTATTAATGGCTTCTTATCCGTAGCCCTTGGAGCATTCGGAGCACATTTATTAGAAGGTCGAGTGGCTGACAAGTATTTAGCGACTTGGGAAACAGCGGTTCAATATCAAATGTTTCATGCGCTTGCATTAGTTGCCATTGGTATTTTAATGAGCAGTAAACTATTAGGACCAGTATCACAGTTAAACGTAGCGGGCTATTTAATCCTAGCAGGTATCGTTATTTTCTCCGGAAGTCTGTACGTACTTAGCTTAACGGGTATTAGTATTTTAGGAGCAATCACACCAATCGGTGGAGTAGCATTCCTAATCGGCTGGGTAATGCTAATCGTAGCAGCCGTAAAATATGCAAATTAATCATTTTAAAAGCGAGCTCTGGATTTTAACTGGAGTGCGCTTTTTTTATTCATGAGGTGGTTTGGTCAGTTAAATGTTAAACTCAAACTAACAAGGTAAATTCAATAAAATGGGAAATATAAGGGGGGTTATAATGGGGACTTGGGGTACCGCAATATCATCAAATGATAAATATGCAGATATATATGAGGACATAATGGACGAATTTAATAAAGGGGTACCTATTGAAACTGTAATATATAAAGTTATCGAAACGTATGAAAATGAGTTTAAAGAAGACGAGGATTCTTTGCACAATCTATATTTTGCAGCAGGGTTTGCAGCTTGGGAATGCGGCATGCAAAATGATAAACTTTATAAAAAGATTAAGGAGATAATAGAAAGCGGTAGCGATATAAAATGTTGGAGAGAACTTGGAGCTTCCAACCAAGACATAAAAAAAAGAGAAAAAGCACTTTTATCATTTCTAACCAAATTATCTACTCCCAAAGAGAAACCTAAAAAACCTAAACAGGTAAGATTTAAACCTGCTCTTTTTGAAAAAGGAGATGTACTATCTATCTTATTAGATGATGGGAGCTACTCTGGAGCAGTAGTTTTAGAAAATCTTAAAGGTAGCGATCAGTTCGGAACAAATTTTATTGTAAAAACGTTTATGAATAACAACGAAAAACTCACTATCTCAGAAATACTTGATGCAAAAGTATATGGCTATGCTTGGTACATGGGTGTAAACCATAAAAAA harbors:
- the ung gene encoding uracil-DNA glycosylase, whose translation is MPNWKELLGAEWDKPYFKELQSFLDQEFAEHTIYPPREEVGSAFRSTPYDAVKVVILGQDPYHGPGQAHGLSFSVKPGVKIPPSLRNMFKELEDDLGCPIPSHGYLEKWAKQGVLLLNTVLTVRAGEANSHKGMGWERFTDTVIQKLSEREKPIIFVLWGKPAQAKLKLIDTTKHYIIQSTHPSPLSAHRGFLGSRPYSQINEQLVSMNEKPIDFCL
- a CDS encoding uracil-DNA glycosylase — its product is MAVNCFKCRHFFTTWDANHPRGCRAYQFKTRELPSALVKRSSGVECLKFEPKQLEGHNK
- a CDS encoding YwdI family protein, which produces MISNRQILMQIEKQLQEAKTASGEQSIRESLAAIKALCDVALTVPQTESPTVLQTPSVKAATLTVPSAPLKEDDANGESLFDF
- a CDS encoding DUF423 domain-containing protein, which produces MKFFIIAGAINGFLSVALGAFGAHLLEGRVADKYLATWETAVQYQMFHALALVAIGILMSSKLLGPVSQLNVAGYLILAGIVIFSGSLYVLSLTGISILGAITPIGGVAFLIGWVMLIVAAVKYAN